AAACTTCTAGCTCTCTATTTACCTCTATTCTTATAGCTTGGAATGTCTTTTTAGCTGGATGTTTTTGAGCTCTCTCTGGATAAGCTCTCTTTATAATAGCTACTAGCTCACCAGTTGTTTCTATATTCTTTTCCGCTCTAGCCTCACATATAAATTTTGCTATCTTTCTAGCATTTCTCTCTTCTCCATATTCAAAAATTATCTTAGCTAATCTCTCCTCTGGATACTCATTTACTACCTCATAAGCTGATAGAGGGTTACTTCTATTCATTCTCATATCAAGTCTTGTATCATATCTATATGAAAAACCTCTCTCTGGATCATCTAATTGAGTTGAAGATACCCCTATATCCATTAGTATTCCATCAACTTTGTCATACCCAGCCATATACAGGACCATATCTAAATTTTCAAAGTTATTTTTGAACACTTGCCATTTTTTTCCATACTTTTCTAACCTCTTCTTTGCAAAATCTATTGCTTGCTGGTCTTGATCTATTGAGATAAGGTGACCCTTCTCAGAAAGCTCTTTTAAAATTCCCTCCGAATGTCCTCCCCCTCCTAGAGTACAATCTAAATATACTCCATCTTTATTTATTACTAAATTATCTATACACTCTCTATATAAGACAGGTATATGATATTCACTTACTATATCTTCCATTGTTCACTCCTAATTCTATTTTACAAAAATAGAGAAGCCTTGGCTTCCCTACTTAGAATATAAGCATAAAAATTAATCTTCTTAAAATTATGAAAAAGAAATATGCTATGATTGGTGAAATATCCATTCTCATATTTCCCATAGGTATAAGCACTCTAAAAGGTCTTAGTATTGGTTCTGTTGTACTATATATTAAATCAGTAAATCCATTTCTTGACATTGGTGCTATCCAAGAAAGAAGTACTCTTATTATAATAAGAGTATTTATTACTGTTATTAATAAATCAACTATTCTTGCTATTAAAATCATTTTTTTCACCTCTCTCTATTTAGAGTTTAAAAAATAGTGCTTAGCTTTTGAAGTATACTCC
This window of the Candidatus Fusobacterium pullicola genome carries:
- the rsmH gene encoding 16S rRNA (cytosine(1402)-N(4))-methyltransferase RsmH is translated as MEDIVSEYHIPVLYRECIDNLVINKDGVYLDCTLGGGGHSEGILKELSEKGHLISIDQDQQAIDFAKKRLEKYGKKWQVFKNNFENLDMVLYMAGYDKVDGILMDIGVSSTQLDDPERGFSYRYDTRLDMRMNRSNPLSAYEVVNEYPEERLAKIIFEYGEERNARKIAKFICEARAEKNIETTGELVAIIKRAYPERAQKHPAKKTFQAIRIEVNRELEVLEKAIDKAVDSLKIGGRLGIITFHSLEDRLVKTKFKDLATACKCPPGLPICVCGGKAKVKIITRKPIVPEGEEVEFNNRAHSSKLRVVERIG
- a CDS encoding YggT family protein, translating into MILIARIVDLLITVINTLIIIRVLLSWIAPMSRNGFTDLIYSTTEPILRPFRVLIPMGNMRMDISPIIAYFFFIILRRLIFMLIF